One region of Lampris incognitus isolate fLamInc1 chromosome 4, fLamInc1.hap2, whole genome shotgun sequence genomic DNA includes:
- the dapk2a gene encoding death-associated protein kinase 2a, protein MTPFRHQKVEDYYEITDELGSGQFAIVKQCREKATGREFAAKFIKKRQSVASLRGVRREEIEREVNILRQIQHPNIVTLHDVYENRTDVVLILELVSGGELFDFLAQKESLSEEEATQFIKQILEGVHYLHSRKIAHFDLKPENIMLLDKNAPLPRIKLIDFGLAHKIEAGVEFKNIFGTPEFVAPEIVNYEPLGLEADMWSIGVISYILLSGASPFLGESKQDTLANISAVSYEFHSEFFCHTSQLAKDFIRQLLEKDTKKRLTIQEALNHPWIKEEDKGLNVRKRQRRQLKTKRLREYTIKSHSSMPPNNTYVNFQRFAQVVEDIDQMEGSFNSLAGAHDSLQEDIDVLVSIYNEKESWYREESEGVRHELSQIRYEFRKVEAMKRSLQEDMRTVDVGLTAIGCRYQERRSRFDALKQELSQELQWVQEVMGSFPLERDGGGSSGGYPACNFSTVFNTDVNEALKELLNHSCGGELLSGINLDLTENGQQR, encoded by the exons ATGACTCCATTCAGACACCAGAAAGTGGAGGATTACTATGAAATCACCGATGAGCTGGGAAG CGGTCAGTTCGCCATTGTGAAGCAGTGTCGAGAGAAGGCAACGGGTCGAGAGTTTGCCGCCAAGTTCATCAAGAAGCGTCAGAGCGTGGCCAGCCTGCGGGGGGTGAGGCGGGAGGAAATCGAGCGGGAGGTGAACATCCTGCGTCAGATTCAGCATCCCAACATCGTCACACTGCACGATGTCTACGAGAACCGCACCGACGTGGTGCTCATCTTGGAACT GGTGTCTGGAGGAGAGCTGTTCGACTTCCTGGCCCAGAAGGAGTCTCTGAGTGAAGAGGAGGCCACGCAGTTCATCAAACAGATCCTGGAGGGGGTGCACTACCTCCACTCCAGGAAAATCGCCCACTTTGATCTCAAG CCTGAAAACATAATGCTGCTGGACAAGAACGCCCCCCTGCCCAGAATCAAACTCATCGATTTCGGCCTCGCGCACAAGATTGAGGCTGGCGTCGAGTTCAAGAACATCTTCGGGACTCCTGAGTTCGTGG CTCCAGAGATTGTCAACTATGAGCCACTGGGGCTGGAGGCTGACATGTGGAGCATCGGGGTTATTTCCTACATCCT GCTGAGCGGTGCGTCGCCCTTCCTGGGAGAAAGCAAACAGGACACGCTGGCCAACATCTCCGCTGTCAGCTACGAGTTTCACTCTgagttcttctgtcacaccagccagctgGCCAAGGACTTCATCCGACAGCTGCTGGAGAAGGACACCAA GAAAAGGTTAACTATCCAAGAAGCTCTTAACCACCCATGGATCAAG GAGGAGGACAAAGGCCTGAATGTCCGGAAGCGCCAGCGCCGACAGCTGAAAACCAAGCGGCTCAGGGAGTACACCATCAAGTCCCACTCCAGCATGCCACCCAACAACACCTACGTCAACTTCCAGCGCTTTGCCCAGGTGGTGGAGGACATTGACCAGATGGAAGGCTCCTTCAACAGCCTGGCGGGTGCGCACGACTCCCTGCAGGAGGATATCGATGTCCTGGTCTCCATATACAACGAGAAGGAGTCCTGGTACAGGGAGGAGAGCGAGGGTGTGCGACACGAGCTCTCTCAGATCCGCTATGAGTTCCGCAAGGTGGAAGCCATGAAGAGAAGCCTGCAGGAGGACATGCGGACGGTGGATGTAGGCCTGACCGCCATTGGCTGCCGCTACCAGGAGAGAAGAAGCCGCTTTGATGCCCTGAAGCAGGAGCTAAGCCAGGAGCTGCAGTGGGTCCAGGAGGTGATGGGCTCTTTCCCCCTGGAGAGGGACGGCGGTGGCAGCAGCGGCGGTTACCCCGCCTGTAACTTTTCCACCGTCTTCAACACGGACGTGAACGAGGCCCTGAAAGAGCTGCTGAACCACTCCTGCGGCGGCGAGCTGCTCTCTGGGATCAACCTGGACTTGACTGAAAATGGACAGCAGAGATGA